Proteins encoded together in one Pseudomonas sp. ADAK13 window:
- a CDS encoding DUF1289 domain-containing protein — translation MSSTKDPCISLCKFNADICVGCGRSKREIRAWKKLDKVDKRTVLAEAELRLLALGATGRRKGK, via the coding sequence ATGAGCTCCACCAAAGACCCCTGCATCAGCCTCTGCAAGTTCAACGCCGACATCTGCGTGGGCTGTGGCCGCAGCAAGCGCGAGATCCGTGCGTGGAAGAAACTCGACAAGGTCGACAAGCGCACGGTGCTCGCCGAAGCCGAGTTGCGCCTGCTGGCACTGGGGGCCACCGGTCGGCGGAAAGGCAAATGA
- the rluB gene encoding 23S rRNA pseudouridine(2605) synthase RluB has protein sequence MSDQDQNDSQEIGPAGEKLQKVLARIGVGSRRDVEAWITQKRIKVNGVEATLGQRVDLHDAITIDGKVIKREEAAESVRRVIMYNKPDGEICTRDDPEGRPTVFDKMPRPKEGRWINIGRLDINTTGLLMFTTDGELANRLMHPSYEMDREYAVRVRGEVDDEMIERLKAGVVLEDGPAKFTDIKQAPGGEGFNHWYHCVVMEGRNREVRRLWESQGLVVSRLKRVRFGPVFLNSDLPMGRWREMSQYEVDILSAEVGLTPVAMPQMNAKSKDKLERMQRKSSRPVARTDRVARTLRPALDAPATGGRISREPHIEGERRPSAPARQDGERAPRAPRPAGRGGDAPAGGRGNRGESGRGAPATGRSDDSASTKRPAKPAPKKRPGLKLVDDAPSGKRRGAPAGSGQRPGFGRKKPQ, from the coding sequence ATGAGTGACCAAGACCAGAACGACAGCCAGGAAATCGGCCCCGCAGGTGAAAAACTGCAGAAAGTCCTCGCCCGTATCGGCGTAGGCTCGCGCCGCGACGTAGAAGCCTGGATCACCCAGAAGCGCATCAAGGTCAACGGCGTTGAAGCCACCCTTGGCCAGCGCGTCGACCTGCACGATGCCATCACCATTGATGGCAAGGTCATCAAGCGTGAAGAGGCCGCCGAATCGGTGCGCCGCGTCATCATGTACAACAAGCCCGATGGCGAAATCTGCACCCGTGACGACCCGGAAGGCCGTCCCACCGTATTCGACAAGATGCCGCGCCCTAAAGAAGGCCGCTGGATCAACATCGGTCGTCTCGACATCAACACCACCGGCTTGCTGATGTTCACCACCGACGGTGAGCTGGCCAACCGCCTGATGCACCCTTCCTACGAGATGGACCGTGAATACGCGGTACGTGTACGTGGTGAAGTCGATGACGAAATGATCGAGCGCCTCAAAGCCGGCGTCGTGCTGGAAGACGGCCCGGCCAAGTTCACCGACATCAAGCAGGCTCCGGGCGGCGAAGGCTTCAACCATTGGTACCACTGCGTGGTGATGGAAGGCCGTAACCGTGAAGTCCGTCGCCTGTGGGAATCCCAGGGCTTGGTGGTCAGCCGCCTGAAGCGCGTGCGTTTCGGCCCGGTGTTCCTCAACTCCGACCTGCCGATGGGCCGTTGGCGCGAAATGAGCCAGTACGAAGTCGACATCCTGAGTGCTGAAGTCGGCCTGACGCCGGTAGCCATGCCGCAGATGAACGCCAAGAGCAAAGACAAGCTTGAGCGTATGCAGCGTAAATCGTCGCGCCCTGTTGCGCGTACCGACCGTGTTGCCCGCACCTTGCGTCCTGCGCTGGATGCCCCGGCCACTGGCGGTCGCATCTCCCGCGAGCCGCACATCGAAGGCGAGCGTCGTCCTTCGGCACCGGCTCGTCAGGATGGCGAACGTGCTCCGCGCGCGCCGCGCCCGGCTGGTCGTGGTGGTGATGCTCCGGCCGGCGGTCGCGGTAACCGTGGCGAGTCTGGCCGTGGTGCTCCGGCTACCGGCCGTTCCGACGACAGCGCCAGCACCAAACGCCCGGCCAAGCCAGCGCCGAAAAAGCGCCCGGGCTTGAAACTGGTCGATGACGCGCCATCGGGCAAGCGTCGTGGTGCACCGGCCGGTTCCGGCCAGCGCCCAGGTTTTGGTCGCAAGAAGCCGCAGTGA